Genomic DNA from Sphingomonas lacunae:
CAGTGTCGCCGGCACTGCCGCCAGTTCGGCAATCACCCCGGCCCGCGCGCCTGCCTTGGCGGGCAGAAAACCGGCAAACAGGAAACGGTCGGTCGGCAGCCCCGCCATGGTCAAGGCGGTAACCGCGGCACAGGCACCGGGAATGCTGGTCACCATCCGCCCCGCTGCCCGCGCGTCACGCACCAGCCGGTATCCGGGGTCGGAGATAAGCGGGGTGCCGGCATCCGACACCAACACCACCACCTGGCTGCCCATCCGTTCAATCAACGCGGCTCGCGCCCGGTCGTCTGCATGGTCATCGTGGCGCAACAGGGGACGCTTTATTCCCGACAGGTGCAACAATTTGCCGGTGACGCGCGTATCTTCACAGGCAACGACATCTGCTGCCGATAAAATCGCGCGCGCGCGGTCGCTTAGGTCGCCGAGGTTGCCGATGGGCGTCGCGACGATGTAAAGGCCGGGTAAGGGAGATGACGACATGACGGCATACATGGCAGAGCGGACCGGCCTGCGGCAAGCGGCACGCAGCGGATGGCGGGCTTTGGCGATCGGCGCGATGGCGCTGCTCGTGTCGGCCTGCCAGACGATTGTTCCGCGGACCGACGGGCCTGCCACCACCACCCCGGTCGATACTGGCGTCGCCACGCCTGGCCTGCCGGTCGATACCGAACGGCACCGCGTCGCCCTGCTCGTCCCCCAGACCGGACCTGATGCGCCGGTCGGCACATCCATTGCCAATGCCACCACACTGGCGTTGCTTGATTCGCGCAGCGACCGGATCCGCATTACCATTTACGATACGGGCGCAGGTGCCGCGGCCGCCGCGCAGCAAGCGATAGAAGAGGGTAACAAGCTGATTCTTGGGCCTTTGCTCGCTGATGACGTGCGTGCCGTGCAACCCATCGCCCGCGCCGCCAATGTGCCCCTGATCAGCTTTTCCAACGACAGCAGCGTTGCCGGCAACGGCACCTATCTGCTTGGGTTCGAACCCGGACAAGCGGTCAATCGCGTCGTCGCCCATGCACGGGCGCAGGGCATGAACCGGTTTGGCGCGCTTGTCCCGCGCAGCATTTATGGAGAGCGTGCCCTCGCCTCGCTTCGCACCGCAGTGACAGCCGCTGGCGGCACCCTTGTCGCTTCGGAATCCTATGATCGTTCGGCGACCGGCATCTCGGGGGCGGCGCGCCGCCTGTCTTCGGCTGGCGCGATGGATGCGGTGCTGATAGCCGATTCCGGCCAGACCGCGATTCGCGCCGTGCCGCTGCTGCGCACGGGCGGCACGACCGGTGCCCGCATTCTCGGCACTGAATTGTGGAACACCGAAAGCGCGCTGGCCGCCTCGACGCCGATGCGTGGCGCATGGTTCGCCAGCGTATCGGACGGTCTGTTCAGCCAGATGGCGACCCGCTACCGCGAACGCTATGGCAATGCGCCCTACCGCCTGGCCTCGATGGGCTATGACGCGGTGCTGCTCACCGTCCGCATGACGCGCGACTGGCGCCCCGGCACCGCCTTCCCGCAAAACCGCCTGTTCGCGGCGGATGGCTTCGGCGGCATCGACGGCATTTTCCGCTTCGACCAGCGCGGCATCGCCCAGCGCGCCCTCGAAGTCAGCGAAGTGCGCGCCGGCGGCTTTACCGTGGTGGATCCCGCGCCGACGCAGTGGTGACGTGAGGGGGCTTCCCCGACTTCAGTGATCCTGAGCTTGCGGGTAATTCGGCCCGGTCTTTGGGCCGGGTCAAAGTCTGGCCTGTTAGCGCCGGTACACCTCGCGCCGGTTGCCCAACCGCACCACGGTGATCAGCATCACGCCGTCATCAAGGTCGGCGATGATGCGATAATCACCCACGCGATATTTCCAGAAGCTCCCCAATTCCTTGCCGCGCAAGGCCTCGCCAATGCTGCGCGGATCGTCGAGGCGCGCCAACCGGTCGCGGACAAAGGTCAGGATGCGCGTCGCGGTTTGGGGGTCGAACTTGCGAAGCTGTTTGGCGGCGCTGTCAGCGAATTCAATCCGCCAGGCCATAATCGGCCAACAGATCGTTCAGGGGAATGCGTGCCTCGGTCCCGGCGCGCACCCGCGCCAGCACCTCGGCGGACAGATGCGCGTCCTCCAGATCATCAATATGCTCGATGATCGCTTCGGTGGCGTAAAAAGTCTTTGACCGGCCAGTCAGCGTGGAAAGGGCGGCAAGGCGATTTTCGACATCGGCGGGCAGGCGCAACGAGATGGGCATACCGACATCATAGCATTGCGATACATGTATCGCAAGCCTGATTGAGGCCTGCTCACCCGATGCTCTGGCCGGTCTTTGCCCAGTCGGCCATGAAGCCTTCGATGCCCTTGTCGGTCAGCACATGCTTGACCAGACCCTTGATGACCGCGGGCGGGGCGGTCATCACATCGGCGCCGATCTTGGCGGCTTCGAGCACATGGATGCCGTGACGGACTGATGCGACAAGGATTTCGGTCGCAAAGTCATAATTGTCGTAGATCAGGCGGATGTCGGCGATCAGCTGCATCCCGTCAAAGCCATTATCGTCATGCCGGCCGACGAAGGGTGAAATGAAGGTCGCGCCAGCCTTGGCAGCGAGCAGCGCCTGGCTCGCCGAAAAGCAGAGCGTGACGTTGACCATGGTGCCATCGCTGGTCAGCGCCTTGCAGGTCTTCAGCCCGTCGATGGTCAGCGGCACCTTGATGCAGACATTGTCGGCGATCTTGCGCAGCACTTCGGCCTCACGCATCATGCCCTCATGGTCGAGCGCGACCACTTCGGCGGAGACCGGGCCGTCAACAATCCCGCAAATCTCGCGCGTCACTTCCATGAAATCGCGGCCGGACTTGGCGATCAGTGACGGATTGGTGGTCACGCCATCCAGCAGGCCGGTCGCGGCCAGATCACGGATGTCGGCGATTTCGGCGGTGTCGGCAAAGAATTTCATGGCGCTTGTGCTTCCCTATGTGCCGCGCCAAGGCGCAAGCGGATGATTCGTGCAAAGGCTATAGCGCGGCGACTGCCAGCGCGGTAGCACAGCGGACATGGCAGGGGGGCTGGGGACATGAGGCTGAGCTACCGGTGGCTTGTGGCGCTGTCTTGCCAGCTTTTGATGCCGACCGCGGCCCTTGCTGACAGTGATGTGCAGGGCTGGCTGGTAATCGCAGCAGATGCCAAAGTTGCGGATCAGACCGCAGTGACCGCTGACCTCATCCTGCGGTCACGGTCGAACAGTGTCGATGTGGCCCAGTCGATTGGCCGCATCGGCGTGCGCCAGACACTGGCAGAAGGGTGGTCGGTGCAACTCACCTATGGCCTTGTCGACAGCTTTGTTGATGGCGGCAGCGACCGGATCGAACATCGTGTCGGGCAAAATCTTGCCTTTCCCGTGGCGCAAATCGGCAATTGGCGCATCGATGGCCGGACCGGATTGGAACAACGGCTCCAGCCCGGTGGCGGCGAATGGGGCTGGCGCACCCGTGGGCGCCTGCGCGCCAGTTACCCGCTCAGCGATGCGGCCAATCTGAACCTGAGCGAGGAACTGATTGCCTCACTCAATGACACGCAATGGGGCCAGCGCGCCGGCCTGACCGCCAGTCGCACATCGGCCGCTGTCCGCTTCAGATTGAGTGACAGCCTGGGCATAGCCCCCAGCTATAATTGGCAGCACATCTTCGTCCCAGGTGCCCGCCTGACCGACAGTCATATTGCTACGCTGACCATCGACGCGCATTTTTGAGGCTGCCTCTTCCTCCCCATCGACTTGCGATGGAGAGGAAGCGCAGCAAAGCGATGACGGAGGGCTATGGCCCTCCGAAATCCTACCGCGCCAGCGCCAGCACCGCGATCAGCAGCGGGTCGTTGGTCGCCTGCGGATTGGCGCGAATATTGGCCTCCTCCGCAGCAATCGCCCGCCAGATACCACGATTGGCCCCGTCGCTGACATCGCGGGCAAGGCTCGCCACATCATAACCGGTCGCGGCCCGCAGCGCCCTCGCCACCACATCGTCCGAAGCGATGCGCAGCGCGTCACCCACGGCCGGGAACATCTGGTTGATCAGCCCGCCGGCCAGCGATTGTTCCAATAGTGCCGTCGCCGCTCCCGGGCCGCCTCGCAGCACGCTCATCGCGTCGGCGACGGTGATGGAACTGATTGCCTGGGTGATGACTGGCGCCGCCCGTTCCGCGCCGCGTTCCGCCGCGCTGTTGAGTGATCGCGCCAGCCGGTCGCGCACCACCTGTGTCGTCAGCACCTGGCGCAACACCCCGCCACTGCTCGCCAATTGCTGCGGCAGCTCGATCCGCGCGACCTGGCTGTCGTAAAATCCATTGGGTTGCAGCAACAGCGCAAAGGCCCGCTGCGACGACAGGGTCAACAGCCGGCGGATCGCCTCGGTCAGATTGAAGCCGCCCGGCCCTGTGGCGCATCCAGCCAGCAACGGCATGGTGAGCAGCGGGGCAAGAGCCCCGATTCGTATCAGTGACCGGCGATTCACGCCTGATTGCAAGGATATGTCGGTCACCGCTGATCTCCCCATGCTCTGCTTGCCGTTCGGCAGCATCCCACGGCTTGCGCGCCGATGAAAGCCCTACTGGCGTTCC
This window encodes:
- the rsmI gene encoding 16S rRNA (cytidine(1402)-2'-O)-methyltransferase, yielding MSSSPLPGLYIVATPIGNLGDLSDRARAILSAADVVACEDTRVTGKLLHLSGIKRPLLRHDDHADDRARAALIERMGSQVVVLVSDAGTPLISDPGYRLVRDARAAGRMVTSIPGACAAVTALTMAGLPTDRFLFAGFLPAKAGARAGVIAELAAVPATLVFYESGPRLPTALLALAEGLGDREAAVCRELTKLHEECVTGTLSSLASHYATPPKGEIVIVIAPPGAPVIEEASEESIDAALIAALADAPAAKAAKAVAKQLGIAREAAYARAIELASKR
- a CDS encoding penicillin-binding protein activator — encoded protein: MTAYMAERTGLRQAARSGWRALAIGAMALLVSACQTIVPRTDGPATTTPVDTGVATPGLPVDTERHRVALLVPQTGPDAPVGTSIANATTLALLDSRSDRIRITIYDTGAGAAAAAQQAIEEGNKLILGPLLADDVRAVQPIARAANVPLISFSNDSSVAGNGTYLLGFEPGQAVNRVVAHARAQGMNRFGALVPRSIYGERALASLRTAVTAAGGTLVASESYDRSATGISGAARRLSSAGAMDAVLIADSGQTAIRAVPLLRTGGTTGARILGTELWNTESALAASTPMRGAWFASVSDGLFSQMATRYRERYGNAPYRLASMGYDAVLLTVRMTRDWRPGTAFPQNRLFAADGFGGIDGIFRFDQRGIAQRALEVSEVRAGGFTVVDPAPTQW
- a CDS encoding type II toxin-antitoxin system RelE family toxin; its protein translation is MAWRIEFADSAAKQLRKFDPQTATRILTFVRDRLARLDDPRSIGEALRGKELGSFWKYRVGDYRIIADLDDGVMLITVVRLGNRREVYRR
- the relB gene encoding type II toxin-antitoxin system RelB family antitoxin, translating into MPISLRLPADVENRLAALSTLTGRSKTFYATEAIIEHIDDLEDAHLSAEVLARVRAGTEARIPLNDLLADYGLAD
- the fsa gene encoding fructose-6-phosphate aldolase, with protein sequence MKFFADTAEIADIRDLAATGLLDGVTTNPSLIAKSGRDFMEVTREICGIVDGPVSAEVVALDHEGMMREAEVLRKIADNVCIKVPLTIDGLKTCKALTSDGTMVNVTLCFSASQALLAAKAGATFISPFVGRHDDNGFDGMQLIADIRLIYDNYDFATEILVASVRHGIHVLEAAKIGADVMTAPPAVIKGLVKHVLTDKGIEGFMADWAKTGQSIG
- a CDS encoding DUF2490 domain-containing protein, translating into MPTAALADSDVQGWLVIAADAKVADQTAVTADLILRSRSNSVDVAQSIGRIGVRQTLAEGWSVQLTYGLVDSFVDGGSDRIEHRVGQNLAFPVAQIGNWRIDGRTGLEQRLQPGGGEWGWRTRGRLRASYPLSDAANLNLSEELIASLNDTQWGQRAGLTASRTSAAVRFRLSDSLGIAPSYNWQHIFVPGARLTDSHIATLTIDAHF
- a CDS encoding DUF4197 domain-containing protein gives rise to the protein MTDISLQSGVNRRSLIRIGALAPLLTMPLLAGCATGPGGFNLTEAIRRLLTLSSQRAFALLLQPNGFYDSQVARIELPQQLASSGGVLRQVLTTQVVRDRLARSLNSAAERGAERAAPVITQAISSITVADAMSVLRGGPGAATALLEQSLAGGLINQMFPAVGDALRIASDDVVARALRAATGYDVASLARDVSDGANRGIWRAIAAEEANIRANPQATNDPLLIAVLALAR